From the genome of Arthrobacter alpinus, one region includes:
- a CDS encoding XdhC family protein: protein MRDVLAELKSEWELGNTAGLATVVRTYKSAPRLAGASMLVTRDGRAVGSVSGGCVEGAVYELAREMEHTGTAVLQRYGVSDDDAFSVGLTCGGILDIFVEPVSPATFPELEAVWDDIGAGRPVAVATVIRHPSADWVGRRLVVRPADSDGSLGHASADHAVAEDARGLLAAGRTSTLGYGPQGQRRGEGMEIFVASYAPRPRMLIFGAIDFAAAVASQGSLLGYDVTVCDARNIFATAARFPDADQVIVDWPHRYLKGQLEAGLLDGRTVICVLTHDPKFDVPLLEIALRIPALAFVGAMGSRRTHEDRMERLVQSGLRAEELARLSSPIGLDLGSRTPQETAVSIVAEIISKQWGGSGEPLSGISGSIHGSSHESREPWPSIEINSKK, encoded by the coding sequence ATGCGTGATGTACTGGCCGAGCTGAAATCGGAGTGGGAGCTCGGAAATACGGCAGGATTAGCCACCGTTGTCAGGACGTACAAATCCGCTCCGCGCCTGGCCGGGGCCTCCATGCTAGTCACGCGCGATGGACGAGCCGTCGGATCGGTATCCGGCGGCTGCGTGGAAGGTGCGGTGTATGAGTTGGCCCGGGAAATGGAACACACCGGCACCGCGGTGCTGCAGCGCTACGGGGTGAGCGACGATGACGCGTTTTCTGTGGGGCTGACTTGTGGTGGGATCCTGGACATCTTTGTTGAACCGGTAAGCCCGGCAACGTTTCCCGAGCTTGAGGCGGTCTGGGATGATATTGGCGCTGGAAGACCGGTAGCCGTGGCCACAGTTATCAGACACCCGTCGGCCGACTGGGTGGGGCGTCGGCTGGTGGTGCGCCCCGCCGACAGCGACGGCTCGCTCGGCCACGCATCCGCCGACCATGCCGTTGCCGAAGATGCGCGCGGCCTGTTGGCCGCGGGGCGCACTTCGACTCTGGGCTATGGTCCGCAAGGACAACGACGGGGCGAGGGGATGGAGATCTTTGTGGCCAGCTATGCGCCGCGACCGCGAATGCTCATCTTTGGGGCTATTGACTTTGCCGCCGCGGTTGCCAGCCAGGGATCGCTTCTGGGCTACGACGTGACCGTCTGCGATGCGCGAAACATTTTCGCCACTGCAGCCCGATTCCCTGATGCGGACCAAGTGATCGTGGACTGGCCGCACCGGTACTTGAAAGGCCAGCTCGAGGCAGGTTTGCTGGACGGGCGCACAGTGATCTGCGTGCTGACCCACGACCCAAAGTTTGATGTGCCCTTGTTGGAGATCGCCCTGCGGATCCCGGCGCTGGCCTTTGTCGGAGCCATGGGATCACGGCGTACCCATGAGGATCGGATGGAAAGGCTGGTGCAATCGGGACTACGTGCGGAGGAACTCGCGCGGCTGAGTAGTCCAATTGGACTCGATCTGGGATCCCGTACGCCGCAGGAAACGGCAGTCTCAATTGTCGCGGAGATCATCTCAAAACAGTGGGGCGGAAGCGGCGAGCCGCTAAGTGGAATCTCCGGATCAATTCACGGTTCCTCGCACGAATCTCGAGAGCCATGGCCGAGTATCGAAATCAACTCAAAGAAATAG
- a CDS encoding GntR family transcriptional regulator yields MNIDSTTPDYEFGQGAEQSVYDQLRSMLASGILPPGAWLREKTLAESIGVSRTPIREAIKRLAAEGLVEISRNKGAQVVSFSAGDIADLYDVRAGFEPHAALLSVPHLTDVDVERLELLANQMEEAVRAGRHNELSALNGAFHGIFVELCGNRHLSIALRAILRPTMVAHTFMSYTPEELKRSMQHHAELVAAAKARDGEWAEAVMRVHILAARNAVVTANSVQ; encoded by the coding sequence ATGAACATCGATTCGACCACACCGGATTACGAATTCGGGCAGGGCGCAGAACAGAGCGTTTACGATCAACTGCGCTCCATGCTGGCTTCAGGCATCCTGCCACCCGGCGCTTGGCTTAGGGAAAAAACCTTGGCCGAGAGCATCGGGGTCAGCCGGACTCCTATTCGCGAGGCAATCAAAAGATTGGCCGCAGAAGGCCTAGTGGAGATCAGCCGCAATAAAGGAGCACAGGTTGTCTCCTTTAGCGCCGGGGACATCGCTGACCTTTATGACGTTCGCGCTGGGTTTGAACCCCATGCCGCCCTCCTCTCAGTACCCCACCTCACCGATGTGGACGTTGAGCGGCTTGAGCTGTTGGCAAACCAAATGGAAGAAGCTGTGCGAGCCGGCCGGCACAACGAGCTGAGCGCTCTCAACGGCGCATTTCACGGCATCTTCGTAGAACTGTGTGGCAACAGGCACCTTTCCATTGCGCTGCGGGCAATCCTGCGGCCAACAATGGTGGCACACACCTTCATGAGCTACACCCCTGAGGAACTCAAACGAAGCATGCAGCATCATGCCGAACTCGTGGCGGCCGCAAAAGCCCGCGACGGGGAATGGGCGGAGGCTGTAATGCGCGTTCACATTCTGGCCGCCAGGAATGCAGTAGTAACCGCGAACTCCGTCCAATAG
- a CDS encoding isochorismatase family protein → MTAVDDFNEGFNGALTPGSSPAVISIDLMRAYFDPQSPLCLPPSDCLGVAAAVIAAARRRAVPVIHTIVRYGPNALDGGVFVKKIPALKTLIGETIHGQLMPEVEALSEETVIVKQYASAFFGTSLSSTLRSQGINTVIIIGTSTSGCVRATAVDAIQHGFIPLVVSDGVADRNDGVHEASLYDLQAKYAEVMDSQSIIAYIENGKTPQPGHTA, encoded by the coding sequence ATGACAGCCGTGGACGACTTCAACGAGGGCTTCAATGGAGCCCTGACGCCCGGAAGCAGCCCGGCCGTGATCTCGATAGATCTCATGCGGGCCTACTTCGATCCGCAGAGCCCCTTGTGCCTGCCCCCGTCAGACTGCTTGGGAGTGGCGGCAGCAGTCATCGCAGCAGCCAGACGCCGAGCAGTGCCGGTAATACACACCATCGTCCGTTATGGTCCAAACGCCCTGGACGGCGGCGTTTTCGTCAAAAAGATCCCTGCACTGAAAACCCTCATCGGCGAGACAATACATGGTCAGCTTATGCCCGAGGTGGAGGCGTTGTCTGAAGAAACCGTGATAGTAAAACAATATGCCAGCGCCTTTTTCGGAACGAGCCTTAGCTCCACGCTTAGATCCCAGGGGATAAATACCGTCATCATTATAGGAACCAGTACCAGCGGCTGCGTCCGAGCCACGGCTGTGGATGCCATTCAACACGGCTTCATTCCCCTCGTTGTCAGCGACGGTGTGGCGGACCGCAATGATGGCGTGCATGAAGCGTCTCTATACGACCTTCAGGCCAAGTACGCTGAAGTGATGGACAGCCAAAGTATCATCGCCTACATCGAAAACGGAAAGACTCCCCAGCCAGGGCACACGGCATAA
- a CDS encoding hydantoinase B/oxoprolinase family protein yields the protein MATLIETATQPLNAVDVDVVTLDLIENALRSARYEMDETLFRTALSPGIREQHDEFPLIADPAGKMIVGQFGLSIPDFLENFSGTIEEGDVLMTSDPYSCGAAISHANDWLVVMPIFFEGRIVGWASQFGHMTDVGGKTPASMPTDARTIFEEGVIIPPFKLYKQGVRDETSLGIILNQVRKPDWNRADLNGIVAACRTASRRVQEMCARFGVDVYTSALNALLDRNFRAMKVLLTLVFKEGETLSFTDYIDDDGRGHGPYELRMAITRTGEKVLIDLTGSSPQAQGPINYYINENLIRMFFGIYMITVADPQILWNDGFYPLVDVKIPENSFWKPQYPAALNGRNHGIGRLFDLFGGLLGQANPDLLNAAGFSSSPHFMYSGNYSSGERKGEWFQLYSIGFGGIPGRPMGDGPDGHSLWPSFVNIPCEYLESYYPLVVDCWETIADSGGAGLHRGGNGVDVAYRFLEPGTIAIHDDRWLTYPWGVKGGEPGDRGKKWIDRADGSKEILPSKVHDISVGINDVLHFVTWGGGGWGDPLERDPELVCKEVRRGLVTPEGALRNGVVCNEDGELDSSATDALRTRLRSTRVEPLPLFNRGGDMESLLANCLAETGLPAPMPPVTV from the coding sequence ATGGCAACTTTAATTGAAACCGCCACACAACCCCTCAATGCAGTGGACGTGGACGTTGTGACCCTTGACCTGATCGAAAACGCACTCCGCAGCGCCCGCTATGAAATGGATGAAACCCTTTTTCGCACTGCGTTGAGCCCCGGAATCCGCGAACAGCATGACGAGTTTCCGTTGATCGCGGACCCGGCCGGAAAAATGATTGTCGGGCAGTTTGGTCTATCCATTCCGGACTTCTTGGAAAACTTCAGCGGCACCATCGAAGAGGGCGATGTGCTGATGACATCAGACCCCTATTCGTGCGGAGCCGCCATCAGTCACGCCAACGACTGGCTGGTGGTCATGCCCATCTTCTTTGAAGGGCGAATCGTCGGCTGGGCATCACAATTTGGCCACATGACAGATGTCGGCGGCAAAACCCCGGCTTCCATGCCCACAGACGCCCGCACCATCTTTGAAGAAGGCGTCATCATTCCCCCGTTCAAGTTATACAAGCAGGGCGTACGCGACGAGACGTCGCTGGGGATCATTTTGAACCAGGTCCGTAAACCGGACTGGAACCGGGCTGACCTCAACGGCATCGTCGCCGCCTGCCGAACTGCTTCACGACGGGTCCAGGAGATGTGCGCACGCTTTGGAGTCGATGTGTACACCTCGGCACTGAACGCACTCTTGGACCGCAACTTTCGGGCCATGAAAGTCCTGCTTACCCTGGTCTTCAAGGAAGGGGAAACACTTTCCTTCACCGACTACATTGACGACGACGGCCGCGGTCATGGTCCCTACGAGCTGAGGATGGCGATCACCAGGACCGGGGAGAAGGTGCTGATTGACCTCACCGGCAGCAGCCCCCAGGCCCAGGGGCCCATCAACTACTACATCAATGAGAATCTGATCCGCATGTTCTTCGGCATCTACATGATCACGGTGGCAGACCCGCAAATTCTCTGGAATGACGGTTTCTATCCCCTGGTGGATGTAAAGATCCCCGAGAATTCGTTCTGGAAGCCCCAATACCCGGCTGCCCTGAATGGGAGAAACCACGGGATCGGCCGCCTCTTCGATCTCTTTGGCGGGCTGCTCGGTCAGGCAAACCCCGATCTGCTTAACGCCGCCGGCTTCTCCTCTTCCCCCCATTTCATGTACTCCGGCAACTATAGTAGTGGGGAACGAAAAGGGGAGTGGTTCCAGCTCTATTCCATCGGCTTCGGCGGCATTCCCGGTCGCCCCATGGGAGATGGCCCGGACGGGCACTCGCTATGGCCGTCCTTTGTCAACATTCCCTGTGAGTATCTGGAATCCTACTACCCATTAGTGGTGGACTGCTGGGAAACCATCGCTGATTCCGGCGGTGCGGGCCTGCACCGCGGTGGGAACGGAGTCGACGTCGCCTACCGCTTCCTGGAGCCGGGCACCATCGCGATCCACGATGACCGCTGGTTGACGTATCCGTGGGGAGTCAAGGGCGGAGAACCCGGGGACCGAGGTAAGAAATGGATCGACCGGGCCGACGGCAGCAAGGAGATTCTGCCCAGCAAAGTGCACGACATCTCCGTCGGGATAAACGACGTCCTACATTTCGTGACTTGGGGTGGAGGTGGCTGGGGAGATCCGCTGGAACGGGATCCCGAGCTGGTATGCAAGGAGGTGCGTCGAGGACTCGTCACCCCCGAAGGCGCCCTGCGCAACGGTGTGGTGTGCAACGAAGATGGGGAACTCGATTCCAGTGCAACGGACGCGCTGCGGACCCGGCTGCGCTCTACCCGTGTTGAGCCGCTGCCCCTGTTCAACCGTGGTGGTGATATGGAATCCCTGCTGGCGAACTGCCTCGCAGAGACCGGGTTGCCGGCACCGATGCCGCCCGTGACTGTGTAA
- a CDS encoding hydantoinase/oxoprolinase family protein, translating into MAFRLGVDVGGTFTDILLINEETGETHRFKTSSTPEDQSIGVLHGIEQVCAAANIPLSYVREVLHGTTVATNAILEKKGARVGLVTTKGFRQVLQIARSFVPGGLAGWIIWPKPEPLADLEDTVEVIERVSTNGEVLTPLNEEDVRTQLRKLKKKGIEALSISLINSYAYGDHEARIAQIAAEELPGIPVSRSSVVLPELREYERTITTVANAYVQGQVSRYVGNLENKLGEAGIDAQLSILRSDGGLVSGKVAANNPVSLLLSGPAGGVTGAVWAAEQAGFSDLLTFDMGGTSTDVALVQNLTPRIGRETTVGDLTVRATSVDVRTVGAGGGSIAHVPPLTQALRVGPQSAGASPGPASYDRGGMEPTVTDANVVLGYLLPQLAGGEIGLDVEAAGTAVKTIAEAIGLDGIEGAAEGILHIVNENIYGALKLVSTQQGFDPRDFALVAFGGAGPLHANALGKLTGAWPVIIPPSPGVLCAYGDATTSLRDESARTLVQRFSELSDQLVYDILKELERTARESLLAAGLDENDLTVSYSADMRYHGQGFEIPITMDISTFLSGDGLNHLRTQFDTEHERLFAFLLDNEHEFVTARATVSGPRPEVASVTLEAGGTDPSPAKLSKHTLFVDGNYVPAVIYDRGLLKAGNVVNGPAVITEMDSTTLVLPGHAATVHPHGSLLIRPTEDSETTKD; encoded by the coding sequence ATGGCATTTCGACTAGGTGTAGATGTCGGCGGCACCTTTACAGACATTCTGCTAATCAACGAGGAGACTGGGGAAACTCACCGCTTCAAAACCTCATCCACGCCCGAGGATCAATCCATAGGCGTCCTTCACGGCATTGAACAGGTCTGCGCCGCCGCCAACATTCCACTATCCTACGTGCGTGAAGTCCTCCATGGTACAACCGTGGCCACCAACGCCATCCTAGAGAAAAAAGGGGCCCGCGTTGGTCTGGTAACCACCAAGGGATTCCGTCAGGTGCTGCAAATCGCTCGATCGTTTGTTCCCGGCGGACTGGCCGGATGGATCATTTGGCCCAAGCCTGAGCCGCTGGCCGACCTCGAAGACACCGTTGAGGTCATTGAACGAGTGAGCACCAACGGCGAAGTCCTCACTCCCCTCAACGAAGAGGACGTCAGGACTCAGCTCCGCAAGCTCAAGAAGAAAGGCATCGAGGCGCTCAGCATCAGCCTGATCAACTCCTACGCTTATGGGGACCACGAGGCGCGCATTGCCCAGATCGCCGCTGAAGAACTCCCCGGGATCCCCGTCTCGCGCTCCTCCGTGGTTCTTCCCGAACTCCGTGAGTACGAACGCACCATCACCACCGTCGCGAACGCTTATGTTCAAGGTCAGGTATCCCGTTATGTCGGCAATCTCGAGAACAAGCTCGGTGAGGCCGGGATCGATGCCCAGTTGTCCATCCTGCGCAGCGACGGAGGCTTGGTCTCCGGGAAAGTAGCCGCGAACAATCCTGTGTCCTTGTTGCTTTCCGGACCCGCCGGCGGCGTGACCGGTGCCGTCTGGGCCGCCGAACAAGCGGGATTCTCCGACTTGTTGACTTTTGACATGGGAGGCACGTCCACTGACGTGGCACTTGTCCAGAATTTGACACCGCGAATCGGGCGCGAAACCACTGTCGGTGACCTCACAGTGCGCGCCACCTCGGTAGATGTTAGAACAGTGGGTGCCGGTGGCGGTTCCATAGCGCATGTTCCCCCGCTGACCCAGGCCCTGCGAGTGGGGCCCCAATCAGCCGGTGCCTCACCCGGGCCTGCTTCCTACGACCGCGGCGGGATGGAACCAACCGTTACAGACGCGAACGTGGTCCTTGGCTATCTGTTGCCCCAACTAGCGGGTGGAGAAATTGGCCTAGACGTTGAGGCTGCCGGAACTGCCGTGAAGACCATCGCCGAAGCGATCGGACTGGACGGGATTGAGGGTGCCGCAGAAGGCATCCTGCACATCGTCAACGAGAACATTTACGGCGCGCTTAAACTGGTATCGACGCAACAGGGATTTGATCCACGCGACTTCGCCTTGGTGGCGTTCGGAGGGGCGGGGCCACTGCACGCCAATGCTCTCGGGAAGCTGACTGGCGCCTGGCCGGTCATCATCCCGCCGTCACCGGGCGTCCTGTGCGCCTACGGGGACGCGACCACTAGCCTGCGTGATGAATCCGCCCGAACCCTGGTCCAGCGATTTAGCGAACTCAGCGACCAACTGGTCTATGACATCCTCAAAGAACTCGAAAGGACTGCCCGGGAATCGCTTCTGGCCGCCGGTCTGGACGAGAACGACTTGACCGTTAGCTATTCGGCGGACATGAGGTATCACGGTCAAGGATTCGAAATCCCCATCACCATGGATATAAGCACCTTCCTTAGCGGAGATGGCCTGAACCATCTCCGCACCCAGTTTGATACTGAGCACGAGCGCCTCTTCGCCTTTTTGCTGGACAATGAGCACGAGTTTGTCACCGCCCGCGCTACTGTCAGCGGCCCACGGCCAGAAGTAGCCTCAGTAACACTCGAGGCAGGCGGCACCGATCCGTCCCCGGCGAAATTGAGCAAGCACACATTGTTCGTCGATGGGAACTATGTTCCGGCCGTCATTTACGATCGGGGTCTACTGAAGGCAGGGAACGTGGTTAACGGGCCCGCAGTCATCACCGAAATGGACTCCACTACCCTGGTGTTGCCAGGTCATGCAGCGACAGTTCACCCGCACGGCAGCCTGCTCATCCGTCCCACTGAAGACTCCGAAACCACAAAGGACTGA